From Glycine soja cultivar W05 chromosome 4, ASM419377v2, whole genome shotgun sequence, the proteins below share one genomic window:
- the LOC114409077 gene encoding two-on-two hemoglobin-3-like: protein MQSLQQKASEWSGVSIADAFAIDEANLFHKLGLQTLVNLSTNFYNRVYDDDQEWFRSIFANSDKQNAIQNQIEFLVQRMGGPTLYSQRRGHPALIARHRPFPLTHEAANRWLHHMGQALDSTSAIDDDSKIKLINFFRHTAYFLVAGVEHKDQNFHVPCKDAALKQHPCKNF, encoded by the exons ATGCAGAGTCTGCAACAGAAGGCCTCTGAATGGAGTGGAGTTTCCATAGCTGATGCTTTTGCCATAGACGAGGCCAATTTGTTTCACAAGCTTGGCCTTCAAACCTTGGTTAATCTCTCTACCAATTTCTACAACAGGGTGTATGACGACGACCAAGAGTGGTTTCGTTCAATATTTGCCAATTCTGACAAACAGAACGCAATTCAGAACCAGATCGAGTTCCTCGTCCAGAGAATGGGTGGCCCCACTCTCTATTCTCAAAGAAGAG GGCACCCTGCACTAATCGCTAGACATCGACCATTTCCTCTCACGCATGAAGCTGCAAACAGGTGGTTACATCATATGGGACAAGCATTGGACAGTACCTCAGCCATAGATGATGACTCAAAGATCAAACTCATCAACTTTTTCAG GCACACTGCATATTTCCTTGTGGCTGGAGTTGAGCATAAGGATCAAAACTTTCACGTACCGTGTAAGGATGCAGCCCTGAAGCAGCACCCATGTAAAAACTTTTAG
- the LOC114409078 gene encoding nitrate regulatory gene2 protein-like: MGCAQSRIDNEESVSRCKDRKNLMKDAVVARNAFAAGHSGYAFALKNTGAALSDYAHGETYDLHVPPLDPPSSSADPPPPPPPPIDDSLPPPPPPLPEFSPAPAPLARSVTMPAGVMHHHHRSPIPLSIAEEDEEEEATPKQAKKTAGSPPEMKTPPPPPPESKGMAWDYFFMVENMPGPSLSAEDDNDSHIHDDDGEGKMENVVEDEVEPKTPEKVQEHENVNVHEEHDDEISEAKKHIEHSKTAPAEFRRAIKVVPSVTLMQILNVLDDHFLKASEGAQEVTKMLEATRLHYHSNFADNRGHIDHSARVMRVITWNRSFRGVSNGDAAKDDIDSEEYETHATVLDKLLAWEKKLYEEVKQGELMKFEYQRKVAILNKQKKRGASAESLEKTKAAVSHLHTRYIVDMQSMDSTVSEVNHIRDAQLYPKLVALIIEMANMWENMCIHHDSQLKIVTDLKSLDISQAPKETTKHHYDRTVQLEKVIQEWHLQFEKLVTQQKHYIKALNSWLKLNLIPIESNLKEKISSPPKAQNPPIQALLHAWHDYVDKLPDELAKSAISSFVAVIKTIILQQEEEMKLKERCEETRKEYFKKKQAFEEWYQKHLMRRGPDEAEHERGEEVNANNPVSERQFVVESLKKRLEEEIESHQKHCVQVREKSLQSLKTRLPELFRALSDYAHACADAYEKLKLITQSRGGEA, translated from the exons ATGGGTTGCGCACAGTCCCGAATAGACAACGAGGAATCCGTGTCTCGCTGCAAGGACCGCAAAAACCTCATGAAAGATGCCGTCGTCGCTCGGAACGCCTTCGCCGCAGGCCATTCCGGCTACGCCTTCGCCCTCAAGAACACCGGCGCCGCCCTCAGTGACTACGCCCACGGCGAGACCTACGACCTCCACGTTCCCCCCCTCGACCCTCCCTCCTCCTCCGCTGACCCTCCGCCTCCGCCTCCGCCGCCCATTGACGACAGCCTCCCTCCCCCTCCGCCGCCTCTCCCGGAGTTCTCCCCCGCGCCGGCTCCGCTTGCTCGCTCCGTCACCATGCCCGCCGGTGTCatgcaccaccaccaccgcaGCCCCATCCCCCTCTCCATCGCCGAGGAGGACGAAGAGGAAGAAGCAACCCCCAAGCAGGCGAAGAAAACCGCCGGATCGCCGCCGGAGATGAAGACACCGCCGCCGCCGCCTCCGGAGTCGAAGGGCATGGCTTGGGATTACTTCTTCATGGTGGAGAACATGCCTGGACCTTCTCTAAGTGCTGAAGATGATAATGATAGTCATattcatgatgatgatggtgaggGTAAAATGGAGAATGTGGTTGAAGATGAGGTTGAGCCTAAGACACCAGAGAAAGTGCAGGAGCATGAAAATGTAAACGTTCATGAAGAGCATGATGATGAGATAAGTGAGGCGAAGAAACACATTGAGCACTCTAAAACTGCTCCAGCTGAGTTTAGAAGAGCTATAAAGGTGGTTCCTTCTGTTACTCTTATGCAGATTCTCAATGTCCTTGATGATCACTTCTTGAAGGCCTCCGAGGGTGCTCAGGAAGTTACCAAGATGCTTGAGGCCACTAGGTTGCATTATCATTCCAATTTCGCGGATAATCGCG GGCACATTGATCATTCTGCTAGGGTTATGCGTGTCATAACGTGGAATAGGTCCTTCAGAGGTGTGTCCAATGGGGATGCCGCCAAAGATGACATTGATTCTGAGGAGTATGAAACTCATGCCACTGTTTTGGATAAGTTGTTGGCATGGGAGAAGAAACTTTATGAAGAGGTCAAG CAAGGTGAGCTTATGAAGTTTGAATATCAGAGAAAAGTTGCAATTCTAAACAAGCAGAAGAAGCGTGGTGCCAGTGCTGAATCCTTAGAAAAGACTAAAGCAGCTGTTAGTCATTTGCATACAAGATATATTGTTGACATGCAGTCAATGGATTCAACAGTTTCAGAAGTGAACCATATTCGAGACGCCCAGTTGTATCCGAAACTTGTTGCTCTTATTATTGA GATGGCAAATATGTGGGAAAATATGTGCATACATCATGACAGCCAGCTGAAAATAGTAACAGACCTCAAATCTCTTGATATTTCTCAAGCTCCTAAGGAAACAACCAAGCATCATTACGATCGCACTGTGCAACTTGAGAAAGTCATCCAGGAATGGCATTTACAATTTGAGAAGCTTGTAACTCAACAGAAACATTACATCAAAGCTCTTAACAGCTGGCTAAAGTTAAATCTCATTCCTATTGAAAGCAACCTAAAAGAGAAAATCTCATCCCCTCCAAAGGCACAGAATCCACCAATCCAAGCCCTTCTCCATGCATGGCATGATTATGTTGACAAGCTTCCTGATGAGCTTGCCAAATCTGCTATTTCCTCCTTTGTTGCCGTGATAAAGACAATCATACTTCAGCAGGAGGAAGAGATGAAGTTAAAGGAGCGATGTGAGGAAACCAGAAAGGAATACTTCAAGAAGAAACAAGCATTTGAGGAATGGTACCAGAAGCATTTAATGCGGAGAGGGCCTGATGAAGCAGAACATGAAAGAGGAGAGGAAGTAAACGCAAACAATCCTGTCTCAGAGAGGCAGTTTGTTGTTGAGAGCTTGAAGAAGAGATTAGAAGAGGAAATTGAATCTCACCAAAAACATTGTGTTCAGGTGCGAGAGAAATCACTGCAGAGTCTCAAAACTCGCTTGCCCGAACTCTTCCGTGCTTTGTCAGACTATGCTCATGCCTGTGCTGATGCTTATGAGAAACTGAAGTTAATCACACAGTCACGAGGTGGTGAGGCATGA
- the LOC114408337 gene encoding uncharacterized protein LOC114408337 — MDVKKYWFGSRSQRTQNIRLGRNYTKPHYRSYSPSSCDGTKTTVWQMLWRKLKRSSDKKKVFSSHTTMEGVYDQETYSMNFDQGTGWMEPDNLPRSFSARFADPSRILPPKHLLS; from the coding sequence ATGGATGTGAAGAAGTACTGGTTCGGTTCAAGAAGTCAAAGGACACAAAACATAAGGTTAGGTCGAAACTACACAAAACCCCACTATAGGAGCTATTCTCCAAGCAGCTGTGATGGCACAAAAACAACAGTGTGGCAGATGCTTTGGAGAAAGCTGAAAAGATCTTCAGATAAGAAGAAAGTGTTCAGTTCTCACACTACAATGGAGGGTGTCTATGATCAAGAAACATACTCAATGAACTTCGATCAAGGAACGGGATGGATGGAGCCAGACAATCTTCCTCGTTCCTTCTCAGCTCGGTTTGCTGATCCATCTAGGATCTTACCACCAAAACATTTATTGAGTTGA